The Sesamum indicum cultivar Zhongzhi No. 13 linkage group LG1, S_indicum_v1.0, whole genome shotgun sequence genome includes a window with the following:
- the LOC105161298 gene encoding probable LRR receptor-like serine/threonine-protein kinase At1g51810 yields MSLLLLLFLSLLPSSLSLSSPFNYSLHIDCGGLVNSTDAFRTTWLSDRFYSGGATSVVSEPLRFLHQQEKTLRYFPISSGKKNCYSIPTDSAGGRYLLRAFTVYDNYDGKSHSPSFDVSVEGTLVFSWRSPWPESVSRSGAYSDLFFYHDEPVVDVCFYSIATDSPVIGSLEVTQIDPKAYSFEYAKNSSNYILVNYGRFSSGSDQWGPGFSNDTDFFGRSWQSDAEFRLQAVSIVNGATIKAISAVKPIANVERSPNYFPEKLYQTAITALGDGGGVLEYELPVDAKLDYLLWFHFAEIDVSVTKAAQRVFDVMVNGENVSRVDVYKEVGGFAAYDWSYVVKNLSSTALNVRLESVVGAPIICGLENYAIVPLDLKTIPDQVTAMRALKSSLRVPDRMGWNGDPCTPTTWDAWEGVTCHLAKDESALVVSQIDLGSQGLKGYISDQISLLTNLVSLNLSSNSLGGSIPSGLGQKSLVKLDLSNNKLTGYIPDSLTSSSLQLVLLNDNLLEGQVPEEIYSIGVHGGAIDLAGNKGLCGVPSLPNCPLFWGKHGLSTGAKVGIALSCLVVLSALLFGIYYCIIRRRRNDYDFGLPHELMSLAAKRNRYHRQKSLMALEMESQHAKGFIPTYNVS; encoded by the exons ATgtccctcctcctcctcctcttcctctctctcctcccttcttccctctctctctcctccccTTTCA ACTACAGTTTGCACATTGACTGCGGCGGTCTCGTGAACTCTACCGACGCCTTCCGCACCACTTGGCTTTCCGACCGCTTCTACTCCGGCGGCGCCACCTCCGTCGTCTCCGAACCCCTCCGCTTTCTCCACCAGCAAGAAAAGACCCTCCGCTACTTTCCCATCTCCTCCGGCAAGAAGAACTGCTACTCCATCCCCACGGACAGCGCAGGAGGCCGCTACCTCCTCCGTGCATTCACCGTCTACGATAATTACGATGGTAAATCACACTCACCCTCCTTCGACGTCTCCGTGGAGGGCACTTTAGTCTTTTCCTGGAGATCCCCTTGGCCCGAATCAGTCTCTCGCTCCGGCGCCTACTCGGATCTCTTCTTTTATCACGATGAGCCCGTCGTTGACGTTTGCTTTTACAGCATTGCTACTGATTCTCCGGTTATAGGGTCTTTGGAGGTTACCCAAATCGACCCCAAAGCTTACAGCTTTGAGTATGCAAAGAATTCGAGTAATTACATTTTGGTTAATTATGGGAGATTTTCATCCGGTTCGGATCAGTGGGGCCCTGGATTTAGTAATGATACCGATTTTTTCGGTCGGTCTTGGCAGTCTGATGCAGAGTTCCGGCTACAGGCTGTCTCCATTGTTAATGGAGCGACAATTAAAGCGATTTCTGCGGTAAAACCTATAGCTAATGTGGAAAGAAGCCCAAATTACTTCCCTGAAAAGCTTTACCAGACCGCAATTACAGCACTTGGAGATGGTGGTGGGGTTTTAGAGTATGAATTGCCTGTGGATGCAAAGCTGGATTACCTGCTGTGGTTCCATTTCGCTGAGATTGATGTGAGTGTGACGAAGGCTGCGCAACGGGTGTTTGATGTGATGGTGAATGGGGAGAATGTAAGTAGAGTGGATGTGTACAAGGAGGTTGGTGGTTTTGCTGCATATGATTGGAGCTATGTGGTCAAGAATTTGAGCAGCACTGCTTTGAATGTGAGGCTGGAGTCGGTGGTGGGTGCGCCGATCATTTGTGGGCTTGAGAATTACGCAATTGTTCCTCTTGATCTCAAAACTATTCCTGATCAGG TTACTGCCATGAGAGCACTGAAGTCATCACTTCGTGTGCCCGACAGAATGGGCTGGAATGGGGATCCGTGCACCCCTACCACTTGGGATGCCTGGGAGGGCGTTACATGTCACCTCGCAAAGGATGAATCCGCCCTTGTGGTATCACAAAT AGATCTTGGGAGCCAGGGCTTGAAAGGTTATATCAGTGACCAAATTAGCCTTTTGACGAATTTGGTAAGCCT GAATTTGAGCTCCAATTCCTTGGGAGGTAGCATACCCTCAGGCTTGGGTCAAAAGTCTCTTGTGAAGCT GGatttatcaaataacaaattaacGGGGTACATACCAGATAGTCTAACTTCATCCAGCTTGCAACTTGT GTTATTGAATGATAACTTATTGGAAGGGCAAGTCCCAGAGGAAATTTATTCGATTGGGGTTCACGGTGGAGCCATAGA CCTTGCTGGTAATAAAGGATTGTGTGGTGTACCTTCTCTGCCGAATTGTCCACTGTTTTGGGGGAAACACGGCTTATCTACTGGTGCCAAAGTTGGAATAGCTCTGTCATGTCTGGTTGTTTTGTCTGCATTGCTGTTTGGAATATACTATTGCATTATCAGGAGACGGCGTAATGACTATGACTTTGGTCTACCTCATGAACTCATGT CACTGGCTGCAAAGAGAAATCGATATCACAGACAGAAATCACTTATGGCTCTTGAAATGGAGAGCCAACATGCTAAAGGATTTATACCGACTTACAATGTAAGCTGA
- the LOC105161313 gene encoding probable galacturonosyltransferase-like 3: MSLNVPSCLSSLTLPLLSLSHSISLPSHDEAEAQPQAILIIPPTTTTMPPNLRLLTTAIATVLFLLLPLQSAANHPQIFHEAPAFRNGNSCPPPHDNSTNVHIAMTLDYSSPYLRGSIAAVLSVLQHSTCPENTVFHFLADPHHHPHLRKTIISTFPYLRFHLYTFNPATVNHLISSSIRRALDQPLNYARIYLADLLPTTVTRIIYLDSDLIVVDDIAKLWKINLNSHVLGAPEYCHANFSHYFTSKFWSNPFFSATFRNRKPCYFNTGVMVIDLTKWRSQGFTQKLEHWMKIQKRYRIYELGSLPPFLLVFAGNVEGVEHRWNQHGLGGDNLEGLCRDLHPGPVSLLHWSGKGKPWLRLDAKKACTLDNLWAPYDLFRHESLFSDS, encoded by the coding sequence ATGTCATTAAACGTTCCATCTTGCCTCTCCTCACTCACTCTTCCTCTCCTCTCCTTATCTCATTCAATCTCTCTCCCATCACATGATGAGGCGGAGGCCCAACCACAAGCTATACTAATAATCCCGCCAACCACTACCACCATGCCGCCCAATCTCCGACTCCTAACCACCGCCATCGCCACCGTTCTCTTCCTGCTCCTCCCCCTTCAGTCCGCCGCCAACCACCCTCAAATATTCCATGAGGCGCCTGCATTCCGCAACGGCAATTCCTGTCCACCGCCTCATGACAACTCCACCAATGTCCACATCGCCATGACACTCGACTACTCCTCCCCCTACCTCCGCGGCTCCATCGCTGCTGTCCTCTCCGTTCTCCAACACTCCACTTGTCCGGAAAACACCGTCTTCCACTTCCTCGCTGACCCCCACCACCACCCCCACCTACGTAAAACCATCATCTCCACCTTCCCCTATCTTCGTTTCCACCTCTACACCTTCAATCCCGCCACCGTCAACCACCTCATCTCCTCCTCCATTCGCCGCGCCCTCGACCAGCCACTCAACTACGCCCGCATCTACCTCGCCGACCTCCTCCCCACCACCGTCACCCGCATTATATACCTCGACTCCGATCTCATTGTCGTCGACGACATTGCAAAACTCTGGAAAATCAACCTCAATTCTCACGTCCTCGGGGCGCCGGAATACTGCCACGCCAACTTCAGCCATTACTTCACCTCCAAATTCTGGTCAAACCCATTCTTCTCCGCCACTTTTAGAAACCGGAAACCCTGTTATTTCAACACCGGAGTAATGGTGATTGATCTAACCAAGTGGCGGAGCCAGGGGTTCACGCAGAAACTCGAGCACTGGatgaaaattcagaaaagaTACAGAATTTACGAACTGGGTTCTTTGCCGCCGTTTTTGCTGGTCTTCGCCGGGAATGTTGAAGGGGTGGAGCACCGGTGGAACCAACACGGCCTCGGAGGAGATAATCTTGAAGGGCTGTGTAGAGATCTGCACCCAGGTCCAGTGAGCTTGTTGCACTGGAGTGGGAAAGGGAAGCCATGGTTAAGACTTGATGCTAAGAAGGCTTGTACATTGGATAACCTATGGGCGCCCTACGATTTGTTCAGGCACGAGTCTCTATTTTCCGACAGTTGA